The segment TTCTTCACGACAGGAATATTGCCGAAGTAATAGCCGCCAAAAATAAAGGCCGCTATCCAGGCAATGCCTCCAACAACGTTGAAGCCAATAAAATGCAGATAGGTCATCCTGCCGATACCGGCCACGAAGGGTGCAAAGGTACGGATGATCGGCATGAACCGCGCAATAATGATCGTTTTGCCTCCATGCTTTTCATAGAACCGGTGCGTCCTGTCCAGATATTCGCGGTTCAGAAACCGAACCTTCTCCTTATGAAAGATCTTCGGACCCACATAACTGCCGACCCAGTAATTGACCGTATCTCCGGCTATAGCAGCAACGGTAAGCAGCACAAAAAGCCAGATCACGTCAAAGGCACCGAGCGCTGCAAAGGCGCCGGCAGCAAACAGCAGCGAGTCACCGGGGAGGATCGGTGTGATCACAAGCCCTGTTTCGCAGAAGATGATCAGGAAAAGGACGAGATAGGTCCAGAGCCCGTATGCCTGGATCAAAGAACCGAGATGTTTATCCAGATGCATGAAAATATCTATAAAGGTCTTTATCAGCTCCATTTATTTTCCTTGGTCATTTATTTTTAACTGTTACGAACGCCATCACTTATTGAGGCATTACTATAAGTGCATAGGTTCTTATCACTCACAAAAAATCTCCCCTCACCCCTCTTTGCCAAAGAGGGGCTTGATACCTCCCTTTAGCAAAGGGAGGATAGGAGGGATTTAATAATTGAATGTCTTCATACTTATGAACTTCTTAATCATGTATCTTCGCATATCCCTACAGCCACTTCTTCTTCCTGAAAAAGATCAGCATCCAGACGGCAATCGCGATCATGATACCCCAGATCATGTAATACCCGTAGGGCCATTCAAGCTCCGGCATATGTTTGAAATTCATGCCGTACACACCTGCTATAAAGGTGAGCGGCATAAAGATCGTGGCGATGATCGTCAGTACCTTCATCACGGCATTCAGCCTGTTGGATACGCTCGAAAGGTAGATATCAAGCATGCCGGAAACCATGTCGCGGTATGACTCGACCGTGTCGATCACCTGTATGGTGTGATCATAGACATCCCGCAGATAAAGCCGTGTCGATTCCTGCACGATATCAGAATCGGTCCGGCTGAAAATACTTATCACCTCACGCAATGGCCAGACCGCTTTTCTGAGATAGATCATCTCGCGCTTCAGGTAATGAATATCATGCAGCGTAGTCGTTGTCGGATTCGAAACAAGTCTTTCCTCAAGCAGTTCTATCTTTTCACCCAGTTTCTCAAGGATGGAGAAATAGTTATCTACAATAGCATCGATGAGCGAGTACGCAAGATAATCAGCGCCGAACTTGCGCGCCCGTCCCTTCTCATTTCTGAGCCGCTCGCGCAGATGACCAAAGACATCGCCCTCAAGACCCTCCTGGAACGAAATGACATAATTTTGGCCTATGATAAGGCTGACCTGTTCTGTCGAAACCGCGTTTGCCGCTTCATCGAAATAGAGCATCTTCAGAACAATGTAAAGGTAATCCGTGTAGCTCTCGATCTTGGGACGCTGCTCGGAGTTCTGAATGTCCTCAAGTACCAGGGGGTGAAGATTATAACATGCACCGATCTTCTCGATGATCTCTGCCTGGTGAATGCCGTCAATATTGATCCAGGTAACGGTCGGTTTGTCCCTGAAAGCAAAGCAGGCCTCTATGGCGTCAAAACTCTGCTCGATAAACTGCGCTTCATCGTAATCAATGACTGTTATCTTTGCCTTCTCGGCACGCTGTCTGCCGATATGAACGAGCGAGCCGGGCGGAAGTCCCGCCTTCTGTGATCGCTTTCGTAGAGTTCTTTTCGTATGATCGGGCATGGAATAAGAGAATAATACCATGAAAAAGCCGCAGAAATCAGGCTGCTGCGATCCGGGTCTGCATGAGGCAAGACCTGCAGATCTGCGCAGGAAGTGATCGAGGGAAAGATATTACGGTACAGGCCATATTCTCATGCCGACATGTTCCGGGAATGCAAATTATTTTTTTGTTGGTAACACCATAAAACTTCTGCTATAGTCTAATAAAATCACCTTTCCGGAGGGACTATGGTCGCGATTGCTGGATTATTATTAATGCTGTTCCTTGGTATTGCCGTGCTGATCGTCGTTGCCGTGATCGTCATCTACAACAGGCTTGTACGTCTCAGGACAACCGTGAAGTCTTCCTGGTCTGATATCGATGTAAACCTGAAGAAGCGCTATGATCTTGTGCCGAATCTTGTCGAAACGGTCAAGGGTTACGCCGGTCATGAAAGAGCGGTCTTCGAAAATGTAGCTCTGGCGCGTTCAGCAGCCATGAAGGCAACATCCCCGGGTGACAAGGCAAAATCGGAGAACATGTTCACCGAAACCCTGAAGAGCCTTTTTGCCGTTGTTGAGGCCTATCCTCAGCTTCAGGCAAACACAAACTTCTTGCAGCTTCAGCAGCAGTTAAAGGAGCTTGAGGACAATATTGAATATTCCCGCCGCTATTTCAACGCTGTGGTCCGGGACTATAACATCATGACCGAGACCTTCCCGTCCAATATCATCGCCGGCCAGTTCAAGTTTGAGAAGTCCGAGTTCTTCGAACTGGAAGAGGCAGCAATAGAGAGAAAACCGACAAAAGTAAGTTTTTCCTGAGGTATAGGTGAAGAGGCCGGGTAGTCTTCCCCTTCTCTTTTTCTGTCTTGTTCTCTGTCTGGGCCTCTTTCTTTCTTCTGCCTCTTCTGCGCAGGACTTCACCATCAATGATTTTGACGTCTTCATCGCCATAAAGGAAGACTCCTCCTTTATGGTCAGGGAGACCCTTACCGCAGAGTTTCACAGTCCGCGCCACGGCATCTACCGGGATATTCCCTACATCTACACAGACAGCACCGGCGGGACCATGAAGACGCCGATCGATATCCTTTCGGTCACGGACGGAAGCGGCTCGGATATTTCATACCGTCTGATCAGGCAGGGAAATACGATCAGGGTCCGGATCGGCGATGCAAAGAAGTATGTCACCGGCATACGGAAATACGAGATCACTTACAGCGTTGAAAATGCCGTCCTCTTCTTTGACGATCATGACGAGCTTTATTGGAATGTGACCGGAAACGAATGGAACGCCGCTATTACAAGGTCCCGCTGCATGGTATCGCTCGCAGGGGGAAGAACAAAGGAACACTGGGCATCGTGCTACACGGGCAGAAAAGGTTCCCGTGATTCCGCATGCAGGAGCATTCCCGGAGATAATGTTATTGAATTCATCACGGATGGTCCGCTTCAGGCAGGAGAGGGACTCACCATAGCATACGGCTGGGACAAGGGCATTGTTTCACCTCCCTCCTCTTTCAGAAAATTTATCTGGCTTATGAACCTGAAACAGAACTGGGTATTCATCCTGCCGGTTCTCTCTTTCGTCTTCATGCTGTTCATCTGGATGCAGACAGGCAGGGACCCGCGCGTAAGAGAATCCATTACGGTTATGTACGGCCCGCCCGAGTATTTCAAGATACCGCTCACACCTGCAGAGGTCGGCACCATGGTCGATGAAAAGCTCGATCCCCGCGACATAACAGCAACCATTATCGGGCTGGCTGTGAAAGGGTACATAAAGATCGAGGAAACGATAGAGGAAGGTCTCATATTCGACAAAAAAGACTACTATCTGAAAAAGGTAAAAGATGCGGATGCATTGCTCACCCTGTTCGAGAAACAGGTTATGCTGGATATTTTCGGCGTCATGCCGGGCAAAATGATCTCAGAGCTGAAGAACACCTTTTACAAGAACATCCCTTCCCTGAAAAGTTCTCTCTACAAGGAGCTTGTGAAAAAGAATTACTTTAATACGAACCCGGAGCACGTGCGGGTCACATACAGTGTTATAGCCGCAGCACTGGGTTTCGGCATCGCCTTTGGACTCACCACGCTTTTCGGAGATGCTGCCGGGGAGGTCAGAACAATATCTGCAGGGGTCCTGACAGGGCTATCCGTGCTCGGCTTTGCCAAATTCATGCCCGCAAAGACGCGGGAAGGGTCTGCTGTATACATGCAGATCCTGGGCTTTCAGGAGTTCATGAACAGGGCAGAAAAGGACCAGCTTGACCGGATGAAAGACCAGAACCTTTTTTCGAAGTTCTTTCCGTATGCGCTGGCCCTCGATGTGGCTGACAACTGGGCCAGGGCGTTTGAGGGCATCTATCAGGAACCGCCGGACTGGTACGTCTCGCCTGGCGGCATACGAGCATTCGATCCGATCAGCTTCAATCACTCCATGAATTCAGCCATGTCAAACCTGTCATCGGCCATGTATTCTGCGCCGCGGGGAAGTGGGGCAGGAGGCGGAGGGAGTTTTGGCGGAGGCTCTTCAGGCGGCGGTTTTGGCGGAGGCGGAGGCGGGAGCTGGTAGGCGGATGAGCGGTATCTTGTCATCTCCGGAGAGTGTGATAAACTGTGATCATGGATATGACAGAGATCCGGGAACTGGCAGGCAGATTCACTCCTGAACAGATCGAGGGCTGTATAACCCAGCAGCTTCAGATCGGCGAGAATGTCTGCGTAAGTGACGCATCCACGGAAAAGGTCGTCAATGAACTTTCCAAGGCACAGTTCATACGTGAACTGATTGGTAAGGGTTACACAATGTCTGATGCGATCCGGGAGCTTGCCCGGCGCATACGCAGAGTCCAGAGAGGATTTGAATAGGCGGTTTCGCAAATCGTTCCTGATCGGAGGATGATATGAAAAAGTATTCGGTTCTATTTCTTCTGTTGTCACTCATGCTTGCAGGCTGCGCCCAGACCGTAACAACGTACGGCGTGGGCAGTATTGACACCGTTCCAAAAACAACGTATACGCTTTATGAATACAGCTCTGGTCCGGCGGGCCTCAACCGGGTTATACTGCTCAAACATCCTGAAAGCACTGTTGAGGTCGTACCCTATTCAGCACAGATATCGACCCTGCAGGGGACCCCGGCTGACGCCATGCATTTCATGGACAGAGGCAGGTATTACAAGCATATGCCGGTACTCGGGGTAAGTCATAACGGCAAGACCGTCGGATATCTCCTGGGACCCGTGCAGCATATCTTTTCACGGGATTCGATAGAGGTCAATCTCTTTGAGCGCGAGGGGAAGATCTACTTCTCGGTCTTTG is part of the Nitrospirota bacterium genome and harbors:
- a CDS encoding DedA family protein, with the translated sequence MELIKTFIDIFMHLDKHLGSLIQAYGLWTYLVLFLIIFCETGLVITPILPGDSLLFAAGAFAALGAFDVIWLFVLLTVAAIAGDTVNYWVGSYVGPKIFHKEKVRFLNREYLDRTHRFYEKHGGKTIIIARFMPIIRTFAPFVAGIGRMTYLHFIGFNVVGGIAWIAAFIFGGYYFGNIPVVKKNFTLVIMAIIILSILPGVIEYLRHRYRKVCEDDAV
- the corA gene encoding magnesium/cobalt transporter CorA; the protein is MPDHTKRTLRKRSQKAGLPPGSLVHIGRQRAEKAKITVIDYDEAQFIEQSFDAIEACFAFRDKPTVTWINIDGIHQAEIIEKIGACYNLHPLVLEDIQNSEQRPKIESYTDYLYIVLKMLYFDEAANAVSTEQVSLIIGQNYVISFQEGLEGDVFGHLRERLRNEKGRARKFGADYLAYSLIDAIVDNYFSILEKLGEKIELLEERLVSNPTTTTLHDIHYLKREMIYLRKAVWPLREVISIFSRTDSDIVQESTRLYLRDVYDHTIQVIDTVESYRDMVSGMLDIYLSSVSNRLNAVMKVLTIIATIFMPLTFIAGVYGMNFKHMPELEWPYGYYMIWGIMIAIAVWMLIFFRKKKWL
- a CDS encoding LemA family protein, which translates into the protein MVAIAGLLLMLFLGIAVLIVVAVIVIYNRLVRLRTTVKSSWSDIDVNLKKRYDLVPNLVETVKGYAGHERAVFENVALARSAAMKATSPGDKAKSENMFTETLKSLFAVVEAYPQLQANTNFLQLQQQLKELEDNIEYSRRYFNAVVRDYNIMTETFPSNIIAGQFKFEKSEFFELEEAAIERKPTKVSFS
- a CDS encoding DUF2207 domain-containing protein produces the protein MKRPGSLPLLFFCLVLCLGLFLSSASSAQDFTINDFDVFIAIKEDSSFMVRETLTAEFHSPRHGIYRDIPYIYTDSTGGTMKTPIDILSVTDGSGSDISYRLIRQGNTIRVRIGDAKKYVTGIRKYEITYSVENAVLFFDDHDELYWNVTGNEWNAAITRSRCMVSLAGGRTKEHWASCYTGRKGSRDSACRSIPGDNVIEFITDGPLQAGEGLTIAYGWDKGIVSPPSSFRKFIWLMNLKQNWVFILPVLSFVFMLFIWMQTGRDPRVRESITVMYGPPEYFKIPLTPAEVGTMVDEKLDPRDITATIIGLAVKGYIKIEETIEEGLIFDKKDYYLKKVKDADALLTLFEKQVMLDIFGVMPGKMISELKNTFYKNIPSLKSSLYKELVKKNYFNTNPEHVRVTYSVIAAALGFGIAFGLTTLFGDAAGEVRTISAGVLTGLSVLGFAKFMPAKTREGSAVYMQILGFQEFMNRAEKDQLDRMKDQNLFSKFFPYALALDVADNWARAFEGIYQEPPDWYVSPGGIRAFDPISFNHSMNSAMSNLSSAMYSAPRGSGAGGGGSFGGGSSGGGFGGGGGGSW